The sequence below is a genomic window from Glycine max cultivar Williams 82 chromosome 20, Glycine_max_v4.0, whole genome shotgun sequence.
CTTGGATTTGGAAGTAATTTTCAAGGAGATTTGGTATCAGTGTGTTAGACTGCAGTGTgtgtattattataattttatgtgtaCTAAATTCTTTATGCTATAAAATTTATCGTGTTAATTAAAACATCAACACAACAAAATACTTGAGCCATTCTTTAtgctataaaattttcaataatttcttTACAATGAACAAACTAAATATCATATTGCCGCACTCGCAGGGAAAAATTGGATAGAGAAGGACAAGTAAGGCATTTCACGGGAACTAGACCAGTAGACTCCAAGAGTTAATGATGGAAAGTGAAAAATGCCACTACCATGGTAGCTAGTGGAACAGAGATGTTGTCATCTATTACCTTAGTAATGGGAAGGGACTCCACCAATGTTGCCACGAAAGAAATAAAAGCAACTCTGGGCACAGTGCTTGCCCAATCCAACTGCACATGTCCTAGAACTGAATAGTAGTAGAGCATCCTAcatgcaataataataataatatcaaaagcATCAATGTCAAATCTACTTGGAACAAAATCTTTTCCCATTTTATATGTAACTTTAGTTCATATATCCTGCCATAAAGATAGGAATAAGACTGAAGCTGATCAATAAGTCAAAAGGAAGAGTTGGATAAGATTGTAACACACCCAATTGAAACCAAGAATCCAAAGACAAGCATAGACATGCTACCAGCTAAACTCTTATGTTGATTGTAAGGAATCTTCAAGGATCCATATCTTCTACCAATGATATCAGCTATACCTGCAAAACCATCAAGTTCAATGTTGAATAATCAAAGCAGAAAAATCATCAATTAGATAGGAATATAGAGAGGAGTGTATTTATTATGTTACCATCCCCTGCACACATCATAGCCAAGGAGACCACACCAACTGGAGACTCACGCCAGAACACAAGAGCACAAAAAATCAGTATCAGAACATAATAAAGGGGACCCCTTAGCAATTCTCTGCAGGCAAATAATGAACATTTAATGCCTAGACAGACTAACATTTGCAGTTTTTGAACGACACCCCCCCATGAgcaaataaaatcaaaacaagtgacaaaaaaagaatgaagacaTTTATTTACAGTGGATCTCCTTCTCTGGTCACAGATTTGATGAGTCCCTCATCAGAAGCGAGTGACAGACCATTGACCAAAAGCCTCAAGCAGTTGACCAGAGGAACAAAAGCAGCAAAGTAGCGAGCCTTAGGGGAGTTGCTATCCTAGCAATTAGATCAAAACATTCAAAGaatgcagcagcagcagcaatcAATGCATTGCAGTTCACACACCTTCCTCgtatgaaagattaaaaaattgaagaaatgggATACCTGAAAATTGGCCAAGAAACCAGAAAAAGCAAGCCAGACAATATATGAACCAGCTTTCTGCTCAGACCCTGCCCAATCAATTTTCACTAACCCAATGAGTCACATCATAGCTAAGCACCaacacacaaataaaaaaataagacccAAAACCCGAATTGAAACCGGCAAACAAACATCCTAGGTTTGCAAAAGGATACATTTTGTAACTTATACCTTAAATTTGGATTGGAATGACTGCTACAGAAATTCCAATGGCAACACAAACATGTGTTAGTTAACTTATACCTTATGGGTCTGATTAGATAAATTACTTTGTAaacatttatagaaaaataatataaagataaaatgaattggGACTTTTTTTTTCCCAAGTTAAGATCAAATTATGCCATTTAATTCTCTTGTTTAATTTCTCCAAAAGCAAAAGTGtactagttaattttagttcacgaactaaaatcaattcatttttataaatatttacgaAGAAATTTATCTGAACTTTGTAGACAGATTCGGTTTTGGAAACTGTGTATGTGCATGCAAGCATCAAATAAACTAATAGCATGTTTGTTTTCCCGTATCTACAGAATCGATTCACGAAAATGAGAAGCTAATCTCATAGTTTTTACGCATTTTAAACTAAGGACGTGGAGAGAGAAGCTTGGATCCACGTTTATTAATCTTTTCCAAACACCCACTAAAAGTATACCTGTTGGAGGATGTTTCTCCGAGTGAGTTCATCAAAGGCACGGACGAGAGCGTAACCGCCGCCGAGAACGCCGACGGTGGCTCCGGCATTGTAGAGCAGATCTTCTGCTGCGACGGGGACAACAAAGCGCGGCAACCTTTGATCCAAGCGGACAGCTGGCACGTCGGGAGAACACAGAAACCGGACAGTGTGGTTTGTGGTTGGGGTGGTGGTGGATGGCGGAGGAGCACGACGGTGGACGGCGGAGAAAACAAGTAGGGGAGAGGATAAGAGCGTCATGattcaaaacaaaacacaacagAAGAggacagcaaaaaaaaaaaacttacaggGATGATGGGATAATCtctttttatgtatatttatttctGCTTCATACAGTAAccctcatttaattttaatctactCTTGCATGTTTTGTACcactccaaaaaaaaataaaaaattacttaaatatgttttttataacagtaaaataatttattttagttttattacctaatatttttttatgttttattttaatagttatcATTAGTGATAATATGTTAAATAATGAcgtgattaaaattaaacataaaaatatcagataataaaatataaaaaaataaactaaactattttaatgtatgaaaaatatatttaaatgaataaaattatatctacTTTCAGCGCACAGAACTTGTGTACTACTACTGTACATGACTTAGGGAGGAAAagactttcacttttttttattttttttttatactttttcaaTCAGATATTTGTTTGTTAAAAATCTGATATCAAAATGGGAATGCTTTGTTTTTTGGAACACTTGGTTTGTTGAAATTATTAGTTTAAGAGCATGTTGTGCTTTATTGGTCTATCGCAAAAACAGCGACTATGTTGATTCTTCAATGAAGTCACTTACCAAGTTGAACCAAACTTATTTTACTTTCACCTGTTCCATGGGAGCCCACAAATCAATAGGATCAGATTCAGATCCCATCACAGCTGCTACatacattaaattaaagagtattttcaatgaaattttttatgtttttatattatttttttgtaattctcacgataatatacataattttacttcagtaataagaaattttaaaaactcacattttatattttttgaattattatataattaaatataatttgaaggaaaaacagttaaataaatattatttttttattataagaaatacTTTCTTGTAgaagatataatttttatttttaagaaattttctcGGTCACGTAGatttactcaaataaaaaattcaaaatacaatttttttacttaagaaaTCTCATTAAAAATGTTGAGCTGTGGGTGagtttattgaaattttataaaaacaattttaaaataaatattttttacattaatgatttttttaaaaaaatatatatataatttattttttaaaataaatagaaaaatttatttaagcaaaagtgatttggataaatatattaaaaaataaaaatatttattttaacaaaaaaattaaaataaaatactgatGTGTAAATTGCTTGCATCCATATGGTATGGTCCACATAGCAGTGTTATTTGACAGAAACTGTCTGGTTTTTACTAGGTATTAACGGGCACTTTTTGGAGTATGCCTGGCTCATTATATCATGTCATTCGTTTAGGACTATTTGTGTGAAAGAAAGCAGAAGCAGGTGCCCAAAGAAATCAATTTACACGTCCTGTCACATCCTTTACTCATCATGTACATTCATTTTACTCTTTACCAACCTAGCTTCCCGTGAattatgggagttttacaaggggtatttttttttccattttttccatatggatagtttttaaattatttatgaagtaaatcataataattgttatgacttattttttattgtaaaattttttatgactttaatttaattttttattttatttataactttaaagttgtatgtgtttttttttgttaacttacgagttataagttattttttttctttctatgacTTTGAAATCattcttgtttcattttatttttttacgtttaaagttcttaattttataattttttatttagttgtattttcttttttgttttgttttcaatttttttttaaaattgtaaataattttatttatttatttattaaataaatattttaaattttacttgttattagttttatttaatatgttatatactttttaaatatatttattttaaatattttatatagttttttaataatgttttatctaaaatattttacatatttaaaatttaaataattttaaatgttttaatattttgtatatttaacataattgtaATAAATGTGcatacaaacaaataaatagttaatataattcttactttttatgtttttctttaagtTGTATGATTCATTTATGTTaatgtattatgttatttttaatttaatacttacgtttgttattaaattattagatgTTATTAATAGTAAATtcttttatacaaaataaataatattatttcataaattataaattaatattaataataaaatattttaaaatttaagcatttaaaataaataaaaaatattcaaaaaaatattaaatgtcattatgttagttttttttattgcatttagaaaacaaatcaaatccaataatattattaaaaaaattatataaattttaaatatataaaatatatcaaataaaacaatattaaaaattatataaaatattttaaataaaaaaatattaaaaaaatatataacataataaataaaaccatataaaaaacatatacaagatattaaataaaactaataataaataaaattaaaaatacttatttaataattaaataaataaaattatttataatttttaaaaaagtttgaaaaaaataaaagtaaataaaatttctaaaattaaaagttttaaacataaaaaaaaaaaaaacaaagatgacCAAAGAGtcgtagaaaaaaaaacacttataactttaaagtagtaagttaaaaaaacatatatgaatttgaagtcatatatataaaataaaaaattaaattgtaatagtaaaaattttatgaatttagtgtaaagaagtaaaaaaaaaataataagtcgTAATATGTATGACGACTTACTCATAAGTTATAACATTTGTTATAACTTAACTATTTTTtcagaaataatttaaaaataattccatATGAAAAAAATCGAAAGAAAAATACCCCTAAATGACCcgtaatttatttcttttttagttttcatcaGTGTGCCAGCTAAAAATAGTTGCTCATGGAGTTTTGAGGTTTTCTTAAAGATATTTTTGGCAGCAGTTCCTTTGTTATTGCATCGTTTGGTAGGCATGTGTATTATTCAAGAATGCCTGCCGTCTGGTTTTAAAAACACATGGATATTAATGATTATACACTTACATGCATGTACTCAATATGTGTTATAATCAATCTCTTTCCAACTAAATTTTGATACATTAAttgtttgaaattaaataagcaCCATCCACCACTGGGCGATGGATTCGTGGCGGTAGTTTGAATAATTTTGTATTCATTACTTTAATATTACTGtaataaattaagaattataTTGATGAAACTTATTACAAagtaaattgtaaatatattattattatacatttactttctctttcttatcactttcattctatttttattttttctctatttcttctTCCCCCCTCCATATACCCTAAAAATAAGGTCTACTTTCAACATTTTCCTAATCCTGAATTGGAAACGTGTAAGTAAATCTTCCCATGCAGAATTATggtatctcttttttttttttttcgattccTACCTTGATGCAGATATCACATTTGATTGTATCGAGCAATATAATTTCATACTTTTAGTTTCGTCTTTGCGTTTGTTTTTGCTAGAGTACGTCCTGATTTTAAAATGCCTATGCACTCAATTGGCATCTCTCTCTTCTCCTGAGATCGcattatcaaattaatatcaataaaaCGAATCACTTATTTTCCCTCTCTTTGTATCTCACTACTATTGGTGTCTACACCACTATAAGGTTTTTACAAATCTTTTTCCCTTGCCAGCATGACACTTGTCTAGAGAAAAACATAAGTATAATAAATGATATgttgtgataaaaaatattaaaaaaatgatgaatattAATAGAACTTGTGAAGTAAAAGGATTAATATATCATTGATCACTCtataatttaatgtaaaaatattaacgTATCATTGCTTACTCTATAATTTATTGTCACagtatttttaattaggaaCAGACTTACATGTACAACATAGAGACAATAAttcttacaaataattttttttatttgaatatattaagTAAATGTTTTTATGccccataaaaaataggtttagTTGTCTccataagatatttttaaaaaatactatgcaaaaaattataaaagataacaaaattaaattaatactaattttatcactttaatttataaactttaatgtttttaatttattttctgataCCTTTCTAATAAAGCTAATATTAGTTTTTGTCTGACAAAAATTTATGGATCTATCACCACCGTTTGTAATGTGACATTCATCTCTTAAAATTTCTTTGGCTTGTTTTTGGTGAGATTGGTTTTCTTAAGGACTAGGTGTGGTTATAGGTCAGCACGCACCTTGTTAGCTACCTTGTCAGGGTAAGGGTTTTCTTAGGGACAAAACAATTGCTTAATTAAATGTTTAACATAGCCCCTTTCGTTATCACCCATGTGACTgtattaattaacaaaacattTCTTCGACCAGCTCTCATTGGTTTCCTGTTTATTGGTATATTTTCTTCCCTGACCACTCACCATTCAAACATCTCTATGATTCCCTATTGCTTGGGCGTATGAATAGCTTTCccttctatatgcttggttagTAAGTTGTGTTCAATTTTCTTGTGCATGCCTTTCCCATACTTTGGGAGGTTAACAAAACAACTTGGTATTTTGGATGATAATATTATCTAGTTGTTGTTCAAACCCTAGCCTTTCGGATTTCTTCTTCCTGCTATGAAAACTTTCCCCCATTTCAAAAACACTCCCCACATGTATTTGTCATCATAGTTGTCTGGTATATTAGTGAAATAATACACTGCTTACGTCTCCATTATGTTTCCCCCCATCACTCCCTCCCCCGCTAGTGTTTCTGCtgtctctccctctccctttctTGTTCCTCtagaataattttgaaattcaacatAGCAATATGATAAAATGTTATCATGCATCAAATGTGTATTTTATCCACAACTAAATTAATGTGTTAAAACACcacagaaaaatattaaattgaactATTCCTTTATTTAAATCACCCGAATATATTAGTAGATTTGGTTTGAACAAGTTTGCAAGTCACCCAATTAGTGAAATAAACACTTTGAACTAATCAATTCAGGTCGCGATTCCAGCTAATAGAACTTGATACCTAATCAGACTTGGaggtaaataaatttattactattataattattactattattattttattttcttattctcGCAACAGATAGAGATACACACACCCTCTTAGACCCTTTGTCCCTAATTTCTCTCACAAAACCCAAACATCTTGTTGCCATATTTTTGTGCCTCGTTGCCTTCTAACGTTGTAGGCTACACCACCAACCACTCTTTCATTGCTCTCTTTTGCCCTCTACCATATTCTTTGAAGTAATGAAACAaccctttctctcttttttcacttCCTCCCTTCTGTCTCTTACATCTTTTATGTAAAAGTTCCTTGGGGCATATTCACACCTATTATTCAAAATCAATGATTTTGTGTGTATATTTGTTGTGTTTGACGTATTTCTAGTTGTTGTATTTCGTAACTTACATCAACAACTTAAGATATACTCACATTTTTGTTTGGctttatttgatatttgttttgatatttctaacttgttttaatttataatgcTTTTCTTCTCCGATAGTTTTTTTTGAGTTATTGCATCATACACCTCCCATTGTATTCCTGAAAATTCATTCTAAAATGCAAGATTTAATCTTGAAATGGACTTTTTGAAATATAATGGAGGCATAGGATGTAATAATGGAGTGCAGGaacaaatatctttattttttgttggacaATCTAAGACTTGGTCCAAATTGACTTGAATCCAAACCATGTTggatcaaaacaaaatataaacaaaatggaaatttaaaatttttggatGTTTGGAACTTTGGATTGATGTGGAAAAAGATGGAACAAAGAGGGATGGAGTGGAatggatttaaattttattgtttggattgaaaaaataaagatatggaATTGAATGGAGAGTGATGGAGGACATTCCATTTTATTCCATCATTTtcagccttttcttttcttaggcCGGAACGGGAGGTATGAGATAAAatgagttctttttttttctttttcattgtgGATTTATGATTTTATCTGTTCCTTCTCTACACAATAGAATTTGAACTAAAACTTCTTACACTTTTACTATTGttacttatatttttcattgttttcccTATTACTTGTACTTTTCATTATTTTCCGAAAAACAATGGAAAGtacaagaaacaataaaaagtaCAACAAGCAATAGTCACAGGAAACAACACCCTAGAATCTAACATGATTCAAAAGACAGCATAAAGTATGATTTCTTGTACGTAAATCAACTCTAGTTTCTCCTTAGCTAAAACCAGGGCAACAACTAAAGGGTTTCTAGGTGTTGACTCCAGTGGCGGAGccagaaaaattataaagcctgggcaaaaatttaaagatagcaaattcataaaatatggATAAGTGGTGAAGGCACGCAATTTCTGTTAACATGTCAAAAGTGCCAAGGAAATTAGGAATCATTTCCAGTCAAAAGAACATAAGGCGTGCGTGACCTAAGTCCGCGATATCCCTGTTTGAAACAGAGAGACAGACAAGCCAGAAAGTAACCAGAGCAGAGACCCAATTGGCAGAGTATATTTCTACATTTTACTAAATCCATGTGAGGATAATGTCATATTGAACACAAGCATCTTATTAGTGTGcgtttggatatatatatatatatatatatatatatttgtaaaattaattttgaatcaaCGTGAATTTACGGAAACGGGAGTTTTGTAGTAACATAActtttgtttggataacaaataatattatcacACAATActgtttgaagtttgaaccaaGAGTTGCCATTTATCTGTACACTGTAATGCCATAATTTGATGACTGAGGCCACATTAGGATATCCAGTGACCTGTCAAATAGAATGTCATGCaatagataaaattataattattattagaatattctttgataaaagtggagaaaaattttaagtttttattccattatttgagaaaataaaataggaagCAAATTACTAAACAATTAGTCAGGTTATTTcatttcacaaaattttaaacaatttcaagaaaatataataactaataagtgAGACGatgaggaaaaaagaaaaaaaaatagaaaggaaacAAGATGGAATCGatttttttgatataaaaagtAAGTAAATCTTTAcaattatcctttcatgaataCAACTATAAAAAACAATGCATAATAGCAATGAAGAACAAACTTAAATTCCTATGCATCTATTTCAACCCTTCACTACTAGACTTATCTtagtggattaaaaaaaaatgatttgagaCAACATTTCCATGagcaaggaaaataaaaaaaagaataagaaataaaataagaaggcATTGGAACTATTTGAGCTTATCTTTTTTAGCATCTTAGCTCTGAAAAACGTGAAGAACGACTTGTATGTGCTAGTATTGCAGTTACGTTAATACAGCCCATTAAGAGCCCGTATACCACAAGTTCAATCCTCGGTCTTCAGAATAATAGCCCAAAATATGCTGTTACAACTTACAACTCaaataatttttcacttttacaATTCACTTCTCAACTTACTAAGTATGccccccttttttatattttttattgtaaaaaatatcattttgtataaaaataataaaattcttgTCTATGTCTTTGGGCCAGAGCCTGGGCAATTGCCCAGGGTAACCGGGCCTTGAAACCGCCCATGGTTGACTCTTGTAACGTCGATTTGATAGAAAATGCACGTTGTTGCTAGTGGTGTTGACTAGAATTtgtcaaaaaatgatttttttttaagttaaatgagGTCTAATAATAATAACGGAGTGACAAGGATAAGCTAACATAatcagaaggaaaaaaaaaagataagccACCATAATATGCACACAAAAGCCTTTATTACCGTTTGgtttagaaaattattaaaatgatataatatcCATATCACATCTCACAAAATTTGGATAACATCAATCCAACAACCATTTGTTACACTATTTTACAGTTCTAGTTCTTTAACTTTCTATAATTGATGTTTAAAATATGCTTTACATGCATTTTCAGTTTTCAGAACATTTTACAGAACATGTAGCATCTAGAAGGTCATAACAAGAATACACaatttatactttaatttatgataaggataatagaaagaaaaaaaaatcactcggcttagtctattttaaaaatttaggtcaaatatattttttatccttatattttctgtcaaacttaattttaattcttttttaatccttttaatttcaaatcaattaatttaattcttttacttTCAAAAATAAGTGAATTTAGTCTATTTAATCTCTAATTGTCAGTATGCACGAACTAAATACAcctatctttttaaaatataaagaccaaataaattatttaaaactacAAAGATTAAAGCATGTTTGACGGAAAATACATAgactaaacatatttttatcctaaaaaaatattctattatgTTTAACTCCATTTTATTCggttttat
It includes:
- the LOC100802421 gene encoding probable phytol kinase 1, chloroplastic; its protein translation is MTLLSSPLLVFSAVHRRAPPPSTTTPTTNHTVRFLCSPDVPAVRLDQRLPRFVVPVAAEDLLYNAGATVGVLGGGYALVRAFDELTRRNILQQGLSRKLVHILSGLLFLVSWPIFSNSPKARYFAAFVPLVNCLRLLVNGLSLASDEGLIKSVTREGDPLELLRGPLYYVLILIFCALVFWRESPVGVVSLAMMCAGDGIADIIGRRYGSLKIPYNQHKSLAGSMSMLVFGFLVSIGMLYYYSVLGHVQLDWASTVPRVAFISFVATLVESLPITKVIDDNISVPLATMVVAFFTFHH